DNA sequence from the Deltaproteobacteria bacterium RIFCSPHIGHO2_02_FULL_44_16 genome:
TTGCCATGCCCTCAAAACAACGCAAAGATGGCACGTTTCGCGACATTGTTCATCCGATTGATGATCGCATTCGCGACGCGATAACTGAAAAAATTTTGGCAGCTTATAAACAAACAGTGGTTACTTAAAACTTGTGGAAGACTGGTGAGAAAGTGCTAGATCCGAGGCAGTCAGAGGAGACCAACCGAGACGTACTGAGAAGTACGTCGCAGGTTGTGTCGACGATGACAACGAAGGAGATAGCGCTTTATCGCCAGCCGACAGATTGGGGCGTCGACAAGCGGTAAGTCTCCAGGCTTTGGACCTGGCATTCGGAGGTTCGAATCCTCCCGCCCCAGCATAACGAAGAAGGAATATTATGTCCCTTTTTGGAAGTAACACATCGTTGAAGTTGTTTTCAGGAAACGCAAATCGACCTCTTGCAGAGGCGATTGCCCGTTTTTTGAAGATGCGTTTGTCGGAAGGAAAAGTTTCGCATTTTAGTGATGGCGAAACGTGGGTGGAGATTGATGATAATGTTCGCGGTGCCGACGTTTTTGTCATTCAGCCAACGTCTCCTCCGGTCAACGAACATTTGATGGAGCTTCTCATTATTATCGATGCGCTTCGACGAGCTTCTGCAGATCGTATTACTGCTGTCATTCCTTATTATGGATATGCGCGCCAAGACCGAAAAGTAAGTCCACGGACACCGATTAGTTCCAAACTTGTTGCGGATCTCATTACAGCAGCCGGAGCTCATCGTGTGTTGACGATGGATCTTCATGCAGGGCAAATTCAAGGTTTCTTTAATATTCCAGTCGATCATCTTTTTGCAAAGCCAGTTTTGATTGATTATTTAAAGAAACAATTTCCAGACAACTTTGTGGTGATTGCACCCGATGCTGGTGGTGCAGAGCGGGCGCGTTCGTTTGCAAAGATGCTCAACTCTCCCATGGCGCTCATTGATAAACGTCGGGTGCGCCCAAATGAAAACGAAGTGATGAATATTATTGGCGAGGTGAAGGGGATGAAAGCGGTGATCGTCGATGATATTGTCGATACAGCCGGAACCATGATTAAAGCTGCAGAGGCTCTTTTGCAGAAGGGTGCGACAGAAATTCATGCATGCTGTGTGCATCCGGTTTTTTCTGGCCCAGCGATTCCTCGTTTGACAGAGTCACTGATCAAGTCGATGGTTGTGACCGATACGATTTTACTGCGCGACGATGCGCGTCACTGTGAAAAGATTCAGGTGTTATCAGTTGCCGAATTACTCGGCGAAGCGATTCGACGGATTCACAATGCTGATTCCGTTTCTTCGCTTTTTGTTTAATTTTTTTTGGAGGTTTGTATGGAACGTCTTGTCCTTGAAGCAACAACGCGTGCTGTTGGAAAAGGAGTGGCACGTAAAATCAGAGCGGCTGGCAATATTCCTGCTGTTCTTTATGGAAGAAAGAATGAACCGGTTGCTTTGTCGGTTCATGGTCGCGCTTTCGAAAAAGTGACTAAAGCTTCTCCAGATTTAACGGCGATCATTGATCTGACGATCGATGGAAAAGAGAAATTTTCCGCGCTGATTCGTGATTATCAAGCAGATGTGATTCGACGTCATTTTACGCATCTCGATTTTCAAGCGATTGATCTCACCGAGAAACTTGATCTTGAAGTTCCCGTTCATCTGATTGGCTTGCCTATTGGAGTCAAAGATGAAGGTGGTGTGCTTGAACAATTGCGACGTAAGATTCATATTCGAGTATTGCCCACGAATATTCCAAAACACATTGAAGTTGATGTGAGCAATTTGAAAATTGGTCAGAGTGTTCATGCTGATGAAGTGAAGCTTCCTGAGGGAGTTGAGTTCCCTCATGTGACTAATTACACCATTGCCGCGGTGGTTGCTCCTCAGAAAGAAGAAGTGGCTGCAGCGCCAGTCGCTGCTGTTGAAGGCGCTGCTGCAACTCCGGCTGAAGGCGCTGCTCCATCTGCTGAAGCTGAGAAGGGTGCCAAGGCTGGCGGTGAAAAGGCTGAGAAAAAAGGGTGAAGCTCTTCGTTGGCCTTGGAAATCCAGGAAAGAAGTATGCATTGCAGCGTCACAATGTTGGATTTTGGATTCTCGATCAATTTGCTGCTGATCATGGAATGACGTTTCAGAAAAAAGATTTTAAGGGAAGAGTTGCAAAGGAGAAAATAGGAAAGGACGAAGTCCTTTTGTTAAAACCAGAAACATTTATGAATCTTTCTGGAGCGAGTGTTCGGGAAGCGGCTTCTTTTTATCGTGTTGCACTTCAGGATATTGTTGTTGTGCATGACGATTTAGATATTGAACGAGGCGTCATTCGATTTGCGACGAACCGTGGACCAGCGGGGAATAACGGTGTTGCCTCTATTATCGAGACTCTTGGGACCAAAGAATTTTGTAGACTCCGATTCGGAATTGGTCGACCAGGGAAAGAGTGGGACCCAGCAGATTATGTTCTGAGCCCCTTTTTACCTGAGGAGCAGCCGGAAATTGAGGCAGGAGTAAAAAAAGCGAGTAAGGCCCTTGCAATGTTTCTTGAAAAGGGTTTAAGTTTTGTGCAACAAGAGTACCACTAACTACTCCTTGGTTTCGGATAAGCCGAAGCCTTGATACCCATAAGGAGATTGTATGAGAGAGTACGAAACAGTTTATATTGCCAGTCCAGAACTTTCACAGACGCAAGTCGCGGCACTCAATCAACGGATTCACGACATCATTGAAAAACAGGGAGGCCGTCTCTTTTATGCTCGAGATATGGGGATGCGAACACTCGCCTATCCGATTCAAAAGTCAAAAAAGGGAATTTATACATGTCTCGATTATGCGGCTCAAGGAGATGTGGTGTCCCAAATTGAACGCGTGTTGCGACTCGATGAAACGATTTTACGTTTTTTAACGGTCTTGAAACAAGACGAGATTGACGTTGAAGCGCGTGCTGCTGAAATCATTGCGCGTGGAGAAGGGGAGTCGGCACCGCAAACTTCGACCGATTTTCAATTTGAACCTGAATCTTCAATACCTGAGGAGGATGAATGAATAGTTTTCGAGGAAAAAAGAAAAAAACTCGCCTCATCACCAAGAAACGTCCCTGTCGTTTTTGCATCGATCGAAAAATACCGATTGATTATAAAGATGCCAAAGCGCTTTCTTCTTTTATGACGGAACGTGGACGACTCATTCCATGTCGCATTTCAGGAAATTGTGCGAAACACCAACGTGAAGTGACGTTTGCGGTGAAGCGAGCACGTATCTTAGCGCTTATTCCATTTTCTGCGACACAGATCGAGACGAATTAATCCTATGAGTGTGAAGCTTCGAGCAGCCGCGATCTGGGGATTCCTGTCGGTCCTTTTTTACGTGAGCGGTCTTTTGACATTGCTTACGCCGCTTCCTCTTTTTTATGTTGCTCTCACCAAGGGAAAGGGGGCAGCAACTTCGGTTCTTCTCAGCGCACTTCTTTCCCTTTTTTCCCTTACGAACTTTGTTTTTCCTTTGCTTTCACATCACGACACTCCTCTCTCTTCTCTTTTTTTTGCGCTCGGACATTATATCTTTTTTGCCACGATTGGAATTGTTCTCGCCTTTGGAGTTGAGCAGAAATATTCCCTGAGTCGTTGGATTGGAACTGCCTGTTTCTCTTCGATGATCGTTGCGATTGTTTTTGCAGCGCTCATGCATTTCTCAGGAATGGTTTCTCTTGTTGATGAGCTTCGAAGCGTTCTGTTTCAAGTTCTTGATCAACTTATTGCAGCCGGAAAAGTGTCAGGAAATAATGAAATCCAACTTCGTTATCTGGAGGAACGACGCGAAGAAATTGCGCAGTTTGTATTTTATATGGCTCCAGCTCTGCTTTTCGTCATTTCGATGCTCACGACGGTGATGAATGCATTACTGGGTCGCTCTTTTATGACCTCACGCCATCAGCAAATTGTGATTTTACGAGGTTTTTCTCGTTATCGCCTTCCAGATATCGCTATTTGGGGCATTATCGCTGGTGGGGTTGCTTTTTTTCTCGACACTTATATAGTTCACGCCACGTGGCTTCAAGTGATTGCTCTGAATGTGCTTTTATGTTTGTGCCTCCTTTTTTTTCTGCAAGGATTTTCAGTTGCCGTGTTTTTTGTGCAAGGTTTTCGGTTGCCGTTTTTACGTACGATTTTTTATGTTGTTTTCATTTTATTTCTTCACACACTCGGGCTTCTTCTTCTAGGTTTAGGAATTGCTGATGTGTGGGGACATTTTCGAGAGAAGCGTCTGACACGTCCTAGTTAAAGAAGGAGGAAAAAATGCAGGTTATTTTACAAGAAGATGTTCCAGATTTAGGGAAAGCAGGGGAAATTGTGACGGTCCGAAGTGGCTTTGGTCGTAATTTTCTGTTGCCGAAGAAAAAAGCATTACTTGCGAATTCAGAGAATGTGAAAGAACTTGAGCATCAAAAAAGAATTGCTTTGGCCAAGCGAGAAAAACAAAAGGAAGCTGCGCTTGGGCTTGCAAAAAAGATCGAAGCTCTCCCAGTGCAGTTAACTCGTGAAGTAGGCGAAGAAGAAAAGATGTTTGGTTCCGTCACGGTCAAAGATATTGCCGAGGCATTGAACGCGAAGGGAGTTGAGGTCGATCGCAGAAACCTTCAACTTCATGAACCGATTCGACAGCTCGGAAATTTTGAAATTCCTTTGAAGATCCATACAGAAGTGACTGCCATCGTCAAAGTGTCTGTTCTAAAAAAATAGACATTCTACTGTAAGACAGCTCTTGGTGTACGAACATGTCAGATGTCGAGAAATTCAAAATTCCGCCTCAGAATATTGAGGCGGAACAGGCTGTGTTGGGGGCGATGCTTCTCGACAATGAATCGATTCACAGAGCGATTGAACTTGTTCAACCACTTGACTTTTATCGCGAAACTCATCGTCATATCTATGAAGCTATTTTAAGTCTCTATCAGAGAAATGAACCCGCTGATCTGGTGACGCTTACAAGTGAACTCAAAAACAAAAAACTTTTAGAAAGCATTGGGGGCGCAACATTTATTGCAACTCTTGTCGATGCCGTGCCGACCGCAGCAAATATCGTTCCCTATTGTCGTATTATTCACGAAAAAGCGATTGTCAGACGCCTGATTGAAGGGGCAACCAAAATTGTTTCTCAGGGATATGATCATCACGGAGATACAGACGAATTTTTAGATCGTGCAGAGCAGATGATTTTTGATGTTGCGGAACGTCGTGCTAAACAAGGCTTTTCCCCGGTCAAAGAAATTGTGAAAGATAGTTTTAAAGCCATTGAGCAGCTGTATGAAAAAAGAGAACTGATTACGGGATTGCCCACGGGATTTAAAGAACTCGATCGTCTGACAGCAGGTTTTCAACGATCGGATTTAATCATTATCGCTGGTCGTCCTTCGATGGGAAAGACCGCTTTTGCTTTAAATATTGTGGAGTCTGCGGCCATTGATACTCATAAAATCTGCGCTGTTTTTTCTCTGGAAATGTCAAAAGAACAGCTGGTTCAGCGCATGCTTTGTTCGCGAGCTCTTGTCGATGCTTCAAAGCTCCGAGGTGGTTTTCTGGCTGAAAGCGATTGGCCGAAACTGACGCGAGCTGCAGGTCTTCTTTCAGAAGCTTCTATTTTTATTGATGATACACCGGCGCTCACGGTCCTCGAAGTGCGTGCAAAGGCAAGACGTCTCCAACGCGAACATGGCATCGACATGATCATCGTCGATTATTTGCAGTTAATGCGAGGAGTAGGACGAGTTGAAAGTCGTGAACGTGAAATTTCAGAAATTAGTCGTTCTTTGAAGGCGCTCGCAAAAGAGGTCAATGTTCCGGTGATTGCGCTTTCACAGCTCAATCGTGGTGTTGAATCCCGTCAAGATAAACGGCCGCAGCTCTCTGATCTTCGGGAGAGCGGTTCCATTGAGCAAGATGCTGATGTCGTTGCTTTTATCTATCGAGACGAGATGTATAATCCTGATAGTCCCGATGCGGGGAAAGCAGAAATTATTATCGGCAAACAACGCAATGGCCCCACTGGTCGTGTCATGCTTGCATTCCGAAGTCACTTAACTCGATTTGATAATTTTGAACGAGGAGTGGATGCTCCTTCATCTCCT
Encoded proteins:
- a CDS encoding septation protein SpoVG → MNITDVHIFPVNEGKLKAFATITIDGSFVIRDVKVIEGHKGLFIAMPSKQRKDGTFRDIVHPIDDRIRDAITEKILAAYKQTVVT
- a CDS encoding phosphoribosylpyrophosphate synthetase, with translation MSLFGSNTSLKLFSGNANRPLAEAIARFLKMRLSEGKVSHFSDGETWVEIDDNVRGADVFVIQPTSPPVNEHLMELLIIIDALRRASADRITAVIPYYGYARQDRKVSPRTPISSKLVADLITAAGAHRVLTMDLHAGQIQGFFNIPVDHLFAKPVLIDYLKKQFPDNFVVIAPDAGGAERARSFAKMLNSPMALIDKRRVRPNENEVMNIIGEVKGMKAVIVDDIVDTAGTMIKAAEALLQKGATEIHACCVHPVFSGPAIPRLTESLIKSMVVTDTILLRDDARHCEKIQVLSVAELLGEAIRRIHNADSVSSLFV
- a CDS encoding aminoacyl-tRNA hydrolase, producing the protein MKLFVGLGNPGKKYALQRHNVGFWILDQFAADHGMTFQKKDFKGRVAKEKIGKDEVLLLKPETFMNLSGASVREAASFYRVALQDIVVVHDDLDIERGVIRFATNRGPAGNNGVASIIETLGTKEFCRLRFGIGRPGKEWDPADYVLSPFLPEEQPEIEAGVKKASKALAMFLEKGLSFVQQEYH
- a CDS encoding 30S ribosomal protein S6; this translates as MREYETVYIASPELSQTQVAALNQRIHDIIEKQGGRLFYARDMGMRTLAYPIQKSKKGIYTCLDYAAQGDVVSQIERVLRLDETILRFLTVLKQDEIDVEARAAEIIARGEGESAPQTSTDFQFEPESSIPEEDE
- a CDS encoding 30S ribosomal protein S18 translates to MNSFRGKKKKTRLITKKRPCRFCIDRKIPIDYKDAKALSSFMTERGRLIPCRISGNCAKHQREVTFAVKRARILALIPFSATQIETN
- a CDS encoding 50S ribosomal protein L9, whose amino-acid sequence is MQVILQEDVPDLGKAGEIVTVRSGFGRNFLLPKKKALLANSENVKELEHQKRIALAKREKQKEAALGLAKKIEALPVQLTREVGEEEKMFGSVTVKDIAEALNAKGVEVDRRNLQLHEPIRQLGNFEIPLKIHTEVTAIVKVSVLKK
- a CDS encoding replicative DNA helicase encodes the protein MSDVEKFKIPPQNIEAEQAVLGAMLLDNESIHRAIELVQPLDFYRETHRHIYEAILSLYQRNEPADLVTLTSELKNKKLLESIGGATFIATLVDAVPTAANIVPYCRIIHEKAIVRRLIEGATKIVSQGYDHHGDTDEFLDRAEQMIFDVAERRAKQGFSPVKEIVKDSFKAIEQLYEKRELITGLPTGFKELDRLTAGFQRSDLIIIAGRPSMGKTAFALNIVESAAIDTHKICAVFSLEMSKEQLVQRMLCSRALVDASKLRGGFLAESDWPKLTRAAGLLSEASIFIDDTPALTVLEVRAKARRLQREHGIDMIIVDYLQLMRGVGRVESREREISEISRSLKALAKEVNVPVIALSQLNRGVESRQDKRPQLSDLRESGSIEQDADVVAFIYRDEMYNPDSPDAGKAEIIIGKQRNGPTGRVMLAFRSHLTRFDNFERGVDAPSSPAHYQKEDLSAESDQPPF